The Meles meles chromosome 6, mMelMel3.1 paternal haplotype, whole genome shotgun sequence DNA segment atatgtttgtatgtacacatacatatatgtatgtatgtgtgtatacatacatatatatgtatacgtatatatgtatatataggtatGTGTATttacatcatatatttttatatattttataatatatgaatatataatttttatatatttatatattatgcataatatatatattttttcatcttcctgtttttactgctttttctttttagctctgCCTTCAGGAATATTTCCTCAGTTTTGTCTTAGCAGcccttttgagtttttatttctgctattacatttttaatttccaagagctTGCTTTTGCTCTTTggttgtatgtgtatgtgtcaaaaaaaacaaacaaaatgtgaaatTCACCTTCAACATTTTGCAGATGTACAGTACACTATTGTTACCCACATGTGTTGTGCAGCAAGTCCCCAAAGAGACCTggttatttaaaagtatttctgCAAACTTCAATATTGGGATTGTTTGTgggctctgtttttcttttgctttagtcATTTAGTTTTGTCTTTAGGAAGTTTTGAATAAATGCTGGACGtagaatattaaaaagtataaagacTCTAAGTGATGTTTTATTCCTTCAGAAAACCTAAATTTTTTTGTTGGACAGATACAAGTACCACagatcactttctttctttctttcctttttcttttttttttaaatatatttttatttgacagagatcacaagtagacagaggcaggcagagtgaaggggaaggaggctcctcgctgagcagggagcccgatacggggtaatccactgagccacccaggcgccccacagatcACCTTTAACTTGAAGTGTTGTTTCACTCTTTGTTGAGGctggtttctttccattttgcctgtatttctttttcttaagattttatttatttgacagaaatcacaagtaggcagagaggcaggcacaaagagagggggaggcaggctccctgctgagcagagaccccccgatgccgggctcaaccccagaaccctaggatcatgacctgagccgaaggcagaggctttaacccactgagccacccaggcgccccttgcctgtATTTCTTAATCATAGACTCTCAGCTGATACCCTGGGATGTTTACTTGGACCATCCACCTGGGTGAACTTTTAATGGCAGTGTCTGTGTCAGCATTCCAAGACTGCAGATGTCTTCACTCCACTCTCTGGCATTTTTACCAGGCTATTTGGTTTCTAAAAACCTAGGCATATATAGCTTCTCTTCCCACAATGCCTTAAGGGGAGTTGCATACAGAAATTTGGGCTCCACTTCACTTCAGCTCCTTCCTTTCTGGAATCTTGGCCCTTGTGTCCCAGCTGCTTAGGCAGCCCAAAATGCCGTTTTTATTTTTACCTAGTCTACTGACACTTCCACAAGCTCCAGGTCACCACTTTCTGCTGTAGTTTATGCTTGTCCTTATCCCTGCAGTCATCACAAGGGAGAAAGCAGAGGTGAGTGTTGATCTTACCTTTTTCTCCAGATTTTCACCTTTCAAGTTCCAGCTGCTTTAATTGCTCTGGTATTTCATCAGTATCTTTCTGAAGATTTATTAATAgtagtttttattgtttttgtggCATGGCAATTTATGTGttcctctgttttcctctgtctACACCAAGCAAACAAAGgttttgtgttttccttgttTTGGTGCTTCTTCTGGTGAACCTTGGGTGCCTTCTGAAATCAGACTTGTCAGATCCCCAGCAAAGTCTCCTGCCCGAGTCGTAGGAGTTGAGTGGGAAAGAATATGAACACAGACATAGACCTTCCCCAACCCCCTGTTTTAGTGTATTACCTACACGCTCAACTGGCCAGAGTACTCCAGTTTGCTGTGGCAGTTCCTTAGATGTTCAGAACTGAGCAGAGTTCCTGGATCTTAATGCTTCTTTAATAGACTTGAAACCAGGTCTCCTGTTTTTGTCTCTCCTATATAATGGATCGCTTCCAGATATCCATTATATATTCGGCGTGTTCCGTGCTGCAAGCTAAGTTACTTTCCCATCTTTCATCATTGTTGATGTGGGATTCGGCCTTCTTGGATGTGTTGTACAGTTATGAGTTTATCTTCTGCTTTCTGGCTTCCATAATATTGTTACTATCACCTCCTTTACCTGTTCTTGTTTTTGTATGTTTGCTTCTTTAAGAGTcctattactatttattttattggcAGAGTTTAAGGAGGGAACAGAGTAAATTTATGTGACTTctgtggctcagtttcctcatctcaaaATGCATATGATGGTATCTATATTATAGGGTggatgtgaggattaaatgagttaatctgTGCAAATTGCTGAGAAAAGTGGCTGGGCCATGGTGCTACACAGTTGTTCACTATTACCATGCTGGGTTCAGTTCTCCACATTCAACTAGAACCTGACAGTATTTTTGATTCTCTTACTGATTTGCTCTTTACCCCAGTGGTTGTCTCTAAGTATTTGAAAAATGTACTCCTTTTAGGACAAATTTGAATTTTAACTGCTGTTCTTTTTAGCATCTGTAAATTGAGTGTTCAAGGTCATCTCATGATTTCTCTCCATTAGTTTGTTTATATTCTTGGAGTTAGGGCATTCCAGTGGGTGGGAAGTAGTGAGCTGTTCTAGAGTGGATGGCTGCAAATCAGCCTCATCTCCATTTTCTGTGATCTAATTATCAGGAGCCCTAAAATGCTATGTTAAAAATGTTAGTAACAGTTTATGAATATGAAGCGTAGTGTAATCTTCCCGTATATATATCTCACCAAATTTTTATGAGTGTACTTTTGCTGGGGCAGCCAAAGAaagctaatatttattttaaggtcacaccttttctccttcctattgagttaatatttgttttgGATTCTCAGGGTTTTTGTTTTAGTACTTACACATTTGACTAAATACAACTTTTCTTTGCCTCCCCCAGGTTTTGTGGTCTTTGCAACACTTGTGGTCATTGTGTTATTGATACTAATCTTCGTGGTGGGACCTCGCCATGGACAGACAAACATTCTTGTGTACATAACAATCTGCTCTGTAATTGGAGCATTTTCAGTCTCTTGTGTTAAGGGCCTGGGCATTGCTATCAAAGAGCTGTTTGCTGGAAAACCTGTGATAAGACATCCCCTGGCCTGGATTCTGCTGCTGAGCCTTATAGTCTGTGTGAGCACACAGATTAATTACCTGAACAGGGCCCTGGATATATTCAACACTTCCATTGTGACTCCAATATATTATGTATTCTTTACAACATCAGTTTTAACTTGTTCAGCTATTCTTTTTAAGGAATGGCAAGATATGCCTATTGATGATGTCATTGGTACTTTGAGTGGCTTCTTTACAATCATTGTGGGAATATTCTTGTTGCATGCCTTTAAAGACGTCAGCTTTAGTCTAGCAAGTCTCCCTGTGTCTTTTCGAAAAGATGAAAGAGCAATGAATGGCAATCTCTCTAACATGTATGAAGTTCTTAATAATAATGAAGAAAGCTTGACCTGTGGAATTGAACAACACAGTGGTGAAAATATCTCCCGAAGAAATGGAAATCTCAcagctttttaagaaaaatgtaattaaaacgTTAATCTGTAATTGTGTTATCAAGTGAATTTGAATATCAGAATGTGTCTGAAAAAGCATTGTTCTCAAAAAATGTTCTCTGGAGACAATCTTTTATAAGTTTCACTGAATGGACCAAGAAACtactttattatatttacatGATGGTAGCTCACCTAAAATGACCTCAGTACATGGCCAGTTTCTATTAACATTGTATTATTgtagagatattttaaatttttctttcaccACAATCTAAATGCACTGACAGTTTTAAGTCGCTAAAAATGCCTTATTTTTTCATTGGTGATTAAAATCTGAAATGTACATTTGTCATCCCCAGTCCATCAATCACTGACCATTTGAAGGCTTTtgatttaaaaaggaacaaaattttcCCAATACCCTATCTTGTGATTTACCTTACCTAATTAAGAATGACTCCTGtttgatgaatatttttaattttgaaatgttaGTTTAAGAGAATCCTAAgttatgaaatgaagaaaaactcaaatttaCCAAACAATAAAGGGTAGGAATTTCCTCCATGGGAGATGTTTCTCACACTGTGACTTATCACCCCACATTTGATGGTCTTTACTATTCCTTGATGGCACCTTGCTAAACCAGTGCATCCTACATTTGTCAGGCTGCAGCCTGACTGGTTTCATTCTTTACTTACTGTAATCCCTTGATACTTGGAATCTTGATTTACCATTTTACATCAGCTCTTGTacttttcagtatatttttcatAATGAGTTATATTGTCATTTAGATCTTCTAACAACTCTGGGAAATATAGTCAAAGACTAATTTCTTAAATTTAGCTCatgttataataaaaagacaaattgaAACAGTTCTTTTCTAAGTCTGAATGCTTAGAACAAACAATATGGTTATAAAATACGGTTTCTTTTCCCAGTATTTTACTTAGC contains these protein-coding regions:
- the NIPA2 gene encoding magnesium transporter NIPA2 — translated: MNQGRGKYDFYIGLGLAMSSSIFIGGSFILKKKGLLRLARKGSMRAGQGGHAYLKEWLWWAGLLSMGAGELANFAAYAFAPATLVTPLGALSVLVSAVLSSYFLNERLNLHGKIGCLLSILGSTVMVIHAPKEEEIETLNEMSHKLGDPGFVVFATLVVIVLLILIFVVGPRHGQTNILVYITICSVIGAFSVSCVKGLGIAIKELFAGKPVIRHPLAWILLLSLIVCVSTQINYLNRALDIFNTSIVTPIYYVFFTTSVLTCSAILFKEWQDMPIDDVIGTLSGFFTIIVGIFLLHAFKDVSFSLASLPVSFRKDERAMNGNLSNMYEVLNNNEESLTCGIEQHSGENISRRNGNLTAF